The genomic segment GAAGATCACCTGATCCCTGCGCGAGGCAACATGTGGGCGATCATGGACAGTACGCTCGATCTGGTTTCCGCCTTCGTCGACTTCCTGATGGTCTCATCCGTTTCGGTGCCGGCGCTTCACTTCGCCGGGATCCTCCTCGTCGCGTTTCTGCTTGGTCTCCTGCTCGGTCGACTGACGAGGCGTGGTGTTCGACAGGCCGTCGAGCAGGTCCCTGACCGGAATACCGGTCGTGTCTCATTGGATTTTGCCCGATTGACACCGATCGGCCCCTCAGACGAGGAGAACGCAGCGCATTCGGCGATGGATATTTCCGATCTCCGGACTGATCGAGGGCATCAGCCGCCTGTCATAGGTGACCACAACGAGGAGGAGGAACCGACACTACTCAAGGAGTGATCACTGTGACGGTCCGCCGCCGCCCTTGATTTTTTTCGTTCGTTCCTGTATCGTTTTGTAACATATGTATACCGGTTCAATATTGACACGCCGTATGGTGCATCCGATGGATACAGCGTACCCGATGGCCAGTTCGCTCGCGGAGGTCTTTTCCAATACCGCCGACGGGGTTCTTGGCGTCGATCAGGATCATATGGTTACCCTATGGAACAGGGCGGCTGAACGCCTTGTAGGGTTCACGGCGGCAGAGGTGATAGGACGGCCCTGTTCTGAGGTCTGGGCCGTAAAAAGCCGAACCGGATGCCGACTCTGCGGAGAAAACTGCTCCCCGATCACCTCAGCCAGGAAAGAGGAGCCGGTTGAGGGGCGTGAGATCATGATCCACACCAAGGCAGGACGCCCCCTGTGGCTCCACGTCAGCACCGTCGTGGTTCCGGGGGCTGTGCCGAGCCTCTTCACCATGGTGCACATCTTCCACGATGTGACCCGACAGGTGGAGACCGAGGTCCTCCTCGGCAAGATCCAATCACTGCTGGGACGCGAACAAACGGCCCCGGATGGCAGCACGATGGGCCCCTCGGAGGGGACATCCCCATTGAAGGTCTTGACGCCACGAGAACAAGAGGTGCTCCGATTCATTGCCCGTGGCGAGACGGCCAAGGGGATTGCCAAAGCCCTCCAGATCAGCACCACCACCGCCCGTAACCATACCCAGAAGATCCTCGCCAAACTCGGCCTCCACACCAAACTTGAGGCCGTCGTGGTTGCCTACCGTTACAAGCATTTCTAGCCTCGTCCCGGCGTATGCCCTTTCGATTTGATGATGCAGCATCCCCTCATCTGAAGGGACTACCCCCGTACCGCCATAGTCGGCCGTTTGGGACGGGGGACGAGGGCTGGGTCGCGCTCGACTATAACGAGAATCCGTCAGGGCCGTCGCCGCTGGCGGTCAAGGCGATACAGGACCTGTTGCACAATATCAATCGGTATCCCGATTGTCAGGGACTCGGCCTGAAGGCCCGATTGGCGGAGCGGCTTGGACTGACCCCGGCGCATATTGCGCTGGGAAACGGCAGCAGCGAGCTGATCGACCTGTGCACCCGGTGCTTCCTCGGCCCTGGCACAGAGGCCATCGTGGGCGATCCCGCCTTCGCCTTTTATGGCCGGGCCGTCCAGGCTGCCGGCAGCGAACGGATCGCTGTCCCATTGAAAGCCTTTTGCCATGATCTTCAAGCGATGGCAGAACGGATCACGCCACGGACCCGGATAGTCTTCATCGGCAACCCGAACAATCCGACGGGAAGCTGCGTGACGCCTGGCGGCATCGACGCGTTTGTCGAGGCGCTCCCTGACGGAGTCATTGTCGTGATTGATGAAGCCTATCGCGAGTATCTCTCAAGCGATCTTCAACCTGATACCGTACGCTATGTCGGGGAAGGACGCCCGGTGATCGCATTGCGGAGCTTCTCCAAGATCTACGGGTTGTCTGGGTTGCGGATCGGCTACGCGATCGCCCCGCCCGGTTGCATTGCGCTCCTCGACAAGGCGAGGCAGTCGTTCAATGTGAATGCCCTGGCCAGTGCGGCCGCCTCGGCCGCCCTCGACGATGATGCGCACCTCGCCAGTTCGAGGCGGCTTAATGAGGCCGGCAAGCAGAATCTGTACCGGGTGTTCGAGGCGCTTGGGTTGCACTACGTACCGACGGGAGCCAACTTCATCCTTGTCGACGTCGAACGGGACGGCGAACAGGTAGTTGCCGCCTTGGCGGAGAAACGGGTAGCCGTCTGCCCGCTCACCCGCTATGGTCTTCCGACCTCCATACGAGTCACCATCGGCACCCCCCACGAGAATGAGCGATTCATCGCCGCCCTCCGCGAGGTCCTCACGACCCGGTGAGCAGTAATGACCCGCGGGAGATGGAAACGCACACGGAGGACGTGGTGTAATGGCCGACATCGATGCGGTGATTGAACACCGCGCCCAGTACGCCCTGGAGTTGCTGTCCCGCTACACCCCTATAGCGGCGGCCTACCTGTTTGGTGCGTGGGCGGACGGACGCGCCGATGAATCGAGCGACATCGATCTTGCGGTCTTTCTGGACGATATCGAATCATGGGACCTCGCCACCCGGGCGCACACTGCCGCCCTGGTACAAGAGAAGGCAGGCGATGACATCACACTCCATTTCTTTTCCGCGCGTGCGCTGCACCAACCTGAACCCGCCAGTCTCGTCGCGTCTATCCTGACGCATGGTGTCGCGCTCGCCCCGTGATCTCGGACCTCGCCGATTTCATCATCGGGACCCATGCGTTACACAATGGATTCCGCCTGCTGCACCCTCAACGACCGCCTCTATCGCGCAACTTTCCCTCGCCTGATAATTTTAAAGGTGTAAGCGCGATGCGGCTCATACTGTAAGCGCCCCGTGACTTTGATCAGGGTCAAATTGTCGGTGTGAAGCACTTATGAGATGAGGCAGATCACCCATGATTGGGGGATTTACCCCACAGGTGCCTTCCCAACGCTGGTTCGTTCCGCACCACCCCGTAATCCAGCCTCACTTCATCAATATAATCATCTAGTTATGCGTCAGTCGTCCGGAAGTAATTGGCACTGGATGTGCAATAGCCGCTTTCGCTTTGGACGAGAGTCCTGCTTGCAACTCACTCAAATGAATGGTGGAGGCGGAGATGTTTGAACTGTCCACGCATATCCCTGGTCCCCGGCAGCTACACGAGATCGATCTGTCCGCATACGATGCCCTGTATCTGGGCGACTACACCTGCCCTCTCTATCCGGGTAATTTCTCTCGCAATATCGAGACGCTCGCCGCTGGGGTGGAGCGGGTCAAATCGATGGGGAAGAAGTGCTATTTGAGCCTGTATGCCATTCCCAAGGACAGCGACTTGGTCTGGATCAAGGAGCTGCTCCAGGGCGCTCGCGGGCTGACCATCGACGGCGTCGAGGTCCACAATATGGGCCTGCTGCGGATGGTGCGCGAGATCCTCGGCGAGATCCCGATCCATCTGGGGGTCTTCGGCAACCTCTACACCCATGAGACCGCGCAGGTCCTGAAGGGGTATGGGGTGGAGCGGGTCTTTCCGAATGCCGAGTTGAGCCTGGAGGAGCTGATCTATATCCGGGATCACTCGCCCGTTGAGGTGGTTGTCCCGTTGCACGGCAAGATCCCGCTGGCCATCTCGGGGACCTGCTTTGTCACCGACTACACCGGTCAGGTGCCGCTTCATTGCGAGGAGGGCTGCTCGCAAGGGCACTGGCTGACCCATGAAGAG from the Candidatus Methylomirabilota bacterium genome contains:
- the hisC gene encoding histidinol-phosphate transaminase, which produces MPFRFDDAASPHLKGLPPYRHSRPFGTGDEGWVALDYNENPSGPSPLAVKAIQDLLHNINRYPDCQGLGLKARLAERLGLTPAHIALGNGSSELIDLCTRCFLGPGTEAIVGDPAFAFYGRAVQAAGSERIAVPLKAFCHDLQAMAERITPRTRIVFIGNPNNPTGSCVTPGGIDAFVEALPDGVIVVIDEAYREYLSSDLQPDTVRYVGEGRPVIALRSFSKIYGLSGLRIGYAIAPPGCIALLDKARQSFNVNALASAAASAALDDDAHLASSRRLNEAGKQNLYRVFEALGLHYVPTGANFILVDVERDGEQVVAALAEKRVAVCPLTRYGLPTSIRVTIGTPHENERFIAALREVLTTR
- a CDS encoding U32 family peptidase; this encodes MFELSTHIPGPRQLHEIDLSAYDALYLGDYTCPLYPGNFSRNIETLAAGVERVKSMGKKCYLSLYAIPKDSDLVWIKELLQGARGLTIDGVEVHNMGLLRMVREILGEIPIHLGVFGNLYTHETAQVLKGYGVERVFPNAELSLEELIYIRDHSPVEVVVPLHGKIPLAISGTCFVTDYTGQVPLHCEEGCSQGHWLTHEEWELKSIGRANLSGKDLCMLEYLDRLVQSNLTLFYIYTLGETGAYVETAGRVYREALRAVGSNGECAVKRWLDQLRSVSHSGLCNGFYFGVSGQEYLSPQALSPIA